The Geitlerinema sp. PCC 9228 genome includes a window with the following:
- a CDS encoding DUF4347 domain-containing protein — protein MTSFSAPANDLASPVHPESLVFVDSRISHYEPFLTDLAPTSQAILLNSQQDGIEQIRETLTAYQDIESIHIVSHGDANRLQLGSATLSLDTLTNYRETLQAWSDALSDTADILLYGCNIAATQAGSELVEQLAAQTGADVAASTDLTGAEALGGDWNLEKTTGIVETDLPFNSRALSNFNGLLATTTKVIGEIGVFAGLTHSLQTISLNHSYENPVVFAQPLSYFGGDPATVRIADIQSDSFDAFVQEPNYEDGGHIEESFGYLVVEAGTWELENGNLLEVGSLDSNLLATEGWETVSLRQDFAETPLVFSQVQTDNGRDFVRTRQQNATASAFQVTMEEEEALENSGHTQETLGWMAVSAGNGEIDGNAYLADTTGTAVTDDWYTIDFGGLLGAGDEESETNTQPFLASIASYNGSDPSGLRYNHLSSNSVEIKIEEETSADAETSHTAEVVNFIAFATGGLLTAVEDIDDTAAPTATLNAPTFNTFTSSDSSYEFTVTYEDNVGVDVSSIDDNDLRIVAPDGSETTATLVGVDNSSNGTPRTATYELAAPGGTWDLQESGTYQVVPVRAEVSDTSGNFFVDADLGSFEVNVREIDVSNQIVGEVGTFTGLTESSQIISLDNIYQNPVVFAQPLSYNESEPATVRIEQVNGDSFTVKIQEPSNEDGIHTEETFSYLVLEAGSWELSDGTLLEVGSLQSDNLVQSDGWETVSLSQEFSDAPAVFSQVQTFNGPDFVRTRQQNTTASSFQLAMEEEEALATSGHTTETIGWLAMEEGTGNWDGRSLVVGKTGDRVTEDWFTIDFGSTFSNAPQFLASLASFDGADSSGLRYNNLTNSSVDIKIEEDTSRDSETGHTNEEVTYLAIGGTGSLTAITETAVGPGELAFQHANFAVREDGTPIAEVVVVRENGSQGDVSATLELTGGTASPEDYNSNNIEVSLADGETATSVAIPLVDDALEEGNETLQLALTAPTGGSTLGSQDTATLVVVENDIPLPESSQNVVFPNDAGVVDVRDYGAIPDDGVDDTAAIQAALDDHPSGNHIIYFSNGVYNISDQLTFADTQKRNILQGQNRDETILKLEDNLDFDQSVIFTGTPPAQRFRNSIRNLTVDIGSGNPEATGISFMANNQGTLSDVKIVSADGQGNIGLDLAPDENGPLLVSNVHIIGFDVGIRTLNPTASQTLENVRLEGQNQYGWTNFNQSVYVRNLQSINEVTAVWNQPDGGSEFTLLDANLLGVGEAAGEPGIWNQKGMYVRNVETAGYDLAILQDDKGRGNESQPDGLVAEWIARGEFASLFETPGTMLNLPVVETPDVPWDDLADWASPLEFGGTPDDGIDDTDAIQAAIDSGASTVYLPNGVWNLDGTVELRGNVQRFLGTEADLQSSNLTGSIRLADGTPSTVVVERLDAGSITFVHDSDRTMVLAHSIINAYENTAPGTGDLFVEDVSGGPWTLTNQDVWMRQINPETTSSPRILNDGGNLWILGYKTEDEGIIVETTNGGQTELIGAFLLNGDFGNIPAFVNNESSLSLVSTSYRSFSGDSVTIGVEETRDGVTRTLDGLPAYYSGI, from the coding sequence TTGACATCTTTTTCCGCACCAGCCAACGACCTGGCTTCCCCTGTTCATCCAGAGAGCCTGGTTTTCGTTGACTCGCGGATTTCCCACTACGAACCATTTTTAACCGATCTTGCCCCCACCAGCCAAGCCATTCTCCTAAATTCCCAGCAAGACGGTATCGAACAAATTCGCGAAACATTGACTGCGTATCAGGACATTGAAAGCATACATATTGTTTCCCACGGCGACGCCAATCGCCTGCAGTTGGGGTCCGCCACCCTCAGCCTGGATACACTAACCAACTACCGGGAAACCCTGCAAGCTTGGTCGGATGCCCTCAGCGATACAGCCGATATTCTCTTGTACGGTTGCAATATCGCAGCAACCCAAGCCGGCAGCGAGTTGGTAGAGCAACTAGCAGCACAAACCGGTGCTGATGTAGCGGCTTCCACTGACTTAACTGGTGCCGAGGCGTTAGGCGGCGACTGGAATCTAGAAAAAACTACAGGGATCGTTGAAACAGACTTGCCATTTAACAGCCGTGCTTTAAGCAACTTTAACGGTTTGCTCGCTACCACCACAAAAGTGATTGGGGAAATTGGCGTCTTCGCCGGTCTGACCCATTCCCTGCAAACCATCTCCCTCAACCACAGCTACGAAAATCCCGTTGTCTTTGCCCAGCCTTTATCGTATTTTGGTGGCGACCCGGCAACCGTTCGCATTGCAGACATACAAAGCGATAGTTTCGATGCGTTTGTCCAAGAACCCAACTACGAAGATGGCGGCCATATCGAAGAATCCTTTGGTTACTTGGTCGTAGAAGCTGGAACCTGGGAATTGGAAAATGGCAACCTATTGGAAGTGGGAAGCCTCGACAGCAACCTCCTGGCTACCGAGGGATGGGAAACCGTCTCCCTGAGGCAAGATTTTGCCGAGACGCCGTTGGTGTTTAGCCAAGTGCAAACTGACAACGGCAGGGATTTCGTGCGTACTCGCCAGCAAAATGCCACCGCTAGTGCCTTTCAGGTAACCATGGAAGAAGAAGAGGCATTGGAAAATAGCGGCCATACCCAAGAGACCTTAGGATGGATGGCTGTATCTGCGGGAAATGGAGAGATTGACGGCAATGCCTACCTAGCAGATACGACCGGTACCGCAGTCACCGATGATTGGTACACCATTGATTTTGGTGGTTTGTTGGGCGCGGGAGACGAAGAATCGGAAACAAACACCCAACCCTTTTTGGCTTCTATAGCTTCTTACAACGGTAGCGACCCGTCGGGATTGCGATATAACCACCTCAGCAGCAACAGCGTCGAGATTAAAATTGAAGAAGAAACCAGTGCCGATGCCGAAACCAGTCACACCGCAGAAGTGGTGAACTTCATCGCCTTTGCCACGGGTGGTTTGCTAACCGCAGTAGAAGACATCGACGATACGGCAGCTCCCACAGCTACCCTCAACGCACCTACTTTCAACACCTTCACAAGCAGCGACAGCAGCTACGAATTTACCGTTACCTACGAAGACAACGTGGGTGTTGATGTCTCCAGCATCGACGACAACGACCTGCGTATTGTTGCTCCCGACGGTAGCGAAACCACCGCCACTTTGGTTGGCGTAGACAACAGCAGCAACGGCACACCGCGGACGGCTACCTACGAATTGGCCGCACCGGGAGGAACTTGGGATTTGCAAGAAAGCGGCACGTACCAAGTGGTGCCAGTGAGAGCTGAAGTGAGCGATACCAGCGGTAATTTTTTCGTGGATGCGGACCTGGGAAGCTTTGAGGTCAATGTTAGGGAGATAGATGTCAGCAACCAAATTGTGGGCGAAGTTGGTACTTTTACCGGACTAACCGAAAGCAGCCAAATCATTTCCCTGGATAATATCTATCAGAACCCGGTGGTTTTTGCCCAACCCCTCTCCTACAATGAATCCGAACCAGCCACCGTACGCATTGAACAGGTAAACGGCGACAGCTTCACGGTCAAAATCCAAGAACCCAGCAATGAAGATGGCATCCATACTGAAGAAACCTTTAGCTACTTGGTGCTAGAAGCCGGTAGCTGGGAACTCAGCGATGGCACCTTGCTGGAAGTGGGTTCGCTGCAAAGCGATAATCTGGTGCAATCCGACGGTTGGGAAACGGTTTCTCTCTCCCAAGAGTTTAGCGATGCGCCTGCGGTCTTTAGCCAGGTGCAAACTTTTAACGGACCGGACTTCGTACGCACCCGCCAGCAAAATACTACCGCTAGTAGCTTCCAGCTAGCTATGGAAGAAGAGGAAGCCTTGGCGACATCCGGTCATACGACAGAAACCATCGGCTGGCTGGCGATGGAAGAGGGGACTGGCAATTGGGATGGTCGCTCTCTGGTGGTGGGCAAAACGGGCGATCGCGTAACGGAAGATTGGTTTACCATAGACTTTGGTTCTACCTTCAGCAACGCCCCGCAGTTCCTCGCCTCTTTGGCCAGTTTCGACGGTGCTGATTCCTCCGGTCTGCGGTACAACAACCTCACCAACAGCAGCGTAGACATCAAAATCGAAGAAGATACCAGCCGCGACTCAGAAACCGGTCACACCAACGAAGAAGTCACCTACCTCGCCATCGGAGGGACCGGTTCCCTCACCGCCATCACCGAAACAGCCGTGGGTCCGGGAGAACTCGCCTTCCAGCATGCGAACTTTGCCGTGCGCGAAGATGGTACTCCCATCGCTGAAGTGGTGGTGGTACGGGAAAACGGCAGCCAGGGGGATGTCAGTGCTACCCTCGAACTGACAGGCGGAACCGCCAGCCCCGAAGATTACAATAGCAATAACATCGAAGTTTCCCTCGCCGACGGCGAAACCGCCACCAGCGTTGCCATTCCCTTAGTGGACGATGCCTTAGAAGAAGGCAACGAAACGCTCCAGCTTGCCCTCACCGCACCCACTGGTGGCAGCACCCTAGGTAGCCAAGACACCGCTACCCTGGTCGTAGTAGAAAACGACATTCCCCTGCCAGAAAGTTCCCAAAACGTGGTCTTTCCCAACGATGCTGGTGTGGTAGATGTTCGCGATTACGGTGCCATTCCTGACGACGGCGTAGACGATACCGCCGCCATTCAAGCTGCTTTGGACGACCATCCCTCCGGCAACCACATCATTTACTTCAGCAACGGCGTGTACAACATCAGCGACCAGCTTACCTTTGCCGACACGCAAAAACGCAATATCCTGCAAGGACAAAATCGCGACGAAACCATTCTTAAACTCGAAGACAATCTCGACTTCGACCAATCCGTCATCTTCACCGGTACCCCACCCGCCCAGCGTTTCCGCAACAGCATCCGCAACCTCACCGTAGACATTGGCAGCGGCAACCCCGAAGCCACCGGCATCAGCTTCATGGCTAACAACCAAGGCACCCTCAGCGATGTTAAAATTGTCTCTGCCGACGGTCAGGGCAACATTGGGTTGGACTTGGCACCGGATGAAAACGGACCTTTGTTGGTTAGCAACGTTCATATCATTGGCTTTGATGTGGGCATTCGCACGTTGAACCCCACCGCCAGCCAGACTTTGGAAAACGTGCGTCTGGAAGGGCAAAACCAGTACGGATGGACGAATTTCAACCAAAGCGTCTACGTCCGCAACTTGCAAAGCATCAATGAGGTAACGGCGGTTTGGAACCAGCCAGATGGGGGAAGCGAGTTTACCCTTTTGGATGCCAATCTCCTAGGCGTGGGCGAAGCGGCTGGGGAACCGGGGATTTGGAACCAAAAAGGCATGTACGTCCGCAACGTGGAAACGGCGGGATACGATTTGGCCATTCTGCAAGATGACAAGGGTCGGGGCAACGAGTCGCAGCCAGATGGGTTGGTGGCGGAATGGATTGCCCGCGGCGAGTTTGCAAGTTTATTTGAAACGCCGGGAACCATGCTGAATTTGCCGGTTGTCGAAACCCCCGATGTTCCTTGGGATGATTTAGCAGATTGGGCGAGTCCGCTGGAATTCGGCGGTACGCCTGACGACGGTATTGACGATACCGATGCCATTCAAGCAGCCATTGATTCTGGTGCCAGTACGGTTTATCTACCCAATGGTGTGTGGAATTTGGATGGCACAGTAGAGTTGCGGGGCAACGTGCAACGCTTTCTGGGAACGGAGGCGGATTTGCAAAGCAGCAACCTCACTGGCAGCATCCGTTTGGCAGATGGGACACCTTCTACAGTGGTGGTGGAACGTCTGGATGCCGGTAGCATTACCTTCGTCCACGATAGCGATCGCACGATGGTCTTAGCCCATTCTATTATCAATGCCTACGAAAATACCGCCCCAGGCACCGGCGACTTGTTCGTGGAAGATGTCAGCGGCGGACCTTGGACCCTGACCAACCAAGATGTCTGGATGCGGCAAATCAACCCCGAAACCACCTCCTCGCCGCGCATCCTCAACGACGGCGGCAACCTATGGATTCTCGGGTACAAAACCGAAGACGAAGGCATCATCGTCGAAACCACCAACGGCGGACAAACGGAACTCATTGGTGCCTTCCTGCTCAATGGCGACTTTGGCAACATCCCAGCCTTTGTCAACAACGAGTCCTCCCTCAGTTTGGTTAGTACCAGCTACCGTTCCTTCAGCGGTGACTCGGTAACCATCGGCGTGGAAGAAACCCGCGACGGCGTTACCCGAACCCTTGACGGTCTGCCAGCGTACTACAGCGGTATCTAG
- a CDS encoding glycosyltransferase family 4 protein has translation MSGSNTHLRIAWLLTSAFYYWHPTLSAFTKRFGQTTAFAANWRGYAPGFENTFAVEVVGKRQVISLKSQVTGYRPSFTYLPLGIVKRLLQFRPQVVFSNSFGMWTLLALLCQPWGQWRTVIAYEGSSPSVDYRNAPVRLALRRAMVRAAHACITNSQAGKDYLIDVLQTPPERVFLHPYEVPGTQSFTKANLPLETSAPVFLFVGGLIPRKGLNFLLQACSQLQQQGYRDYTLLIVGDGEQRGDLETFTNNHGLDGQVRWVGKVPYQELGPYFHCADVLVLPTLEDTWGMVVLEAMAVGKAVLVSQYAGACELVTDGENGYRFDPYHPQQLASLMANFIQNRELAAMMGNKSQQVMAQYTPQAAAEFLQDVTHFVLGDTNNHTISYRDREEVA, from the coding sequence ATGTCTGGATCGAACACCCATCTCCGCATTGCCTGGCTGCTAACCTCAGCCTTCTATTATTGGCATCCCACCCTCAGTGCTTTCACCAAACGGTTCGGACAAACCACCGCCTTTGCCGCCAACTGGCGCGGGTACGCCCCGGGATTTGAAAACACCTTTGCCGTAGAAGTGGTAGGCAAACGTCAGGTCATTTCCCTGAAGTCCCAGGTCACCGGCTACCGCCCCAGCTTTACCTACCTACCCCTAGGAATTGTCAAACGCCTGCTACAATTTCGCCCCCAAGTCGTATTTAGCAATTCCTTCGGCATGTGGACCCTACTCGCCTTGCTGTGCCAACCTTGGGGGCAATGGCGCACGGTGATTGCCTACGAAGGCAGTTCCCCTAGCGTGGATTACCGCAACGCCCCTGTGCGGCTGGCGTTGCGTCGTGCCATGGTGCGAGCGGCCCATGCCTGCATTACCAACAGCCAAGCTGGCAAAGACTATCTAATTGATGTTCTGCAAACCCCACCGGAACGGGTTTTTTTGCATCCCTACGAAGTCCCCGGCACCCAGTCTTTCACCAAGGCCAACTTGCCCCTAGAAACCTCTGCCCCGGTTTTTCTCTTTGTCGGCGGCCTCATTCCCCGCAAAGGGCTGAACTTCCTCCTGCAAGCCTGCAGCCAACTGCAACAGCAGGGATATCGCGACTATACGCTCCTCATTGTTGGCGATGGGGAACAGCGAGGGGACTTGGAAACGTTCACCAACAACCACGGTCTCGACGGGCAGGTCCGCTGGGTGGGCAAGGTTCCCTACCAGGAATTGGGTCCGTATTTTCACTGTGCCGATGTTTTGGTCTTACCCACCTTAGAAGATACCTGGGGCATGGTGGTTCTAGAAGCTATGGCTGTGGGCAAAGCGGTGCTGGTCTCCCAATATGCCGGTGCCTGCGAACTGGTAACTGACGGCGAAAACGGCTATCGCTTTGACCCCTACCATCCCCAGCAACTTGCCAGTCTTATGGCCAATTTCATCCAAAATCGCGAACTTGCGGCTATGATGGGAAACAAATCCCAGCAAGTGATGGCGCAATACACCCCCCAAGCGGCCGCTGAATTTCTCCAAGACGTGACCCATTTCGTACTTGGCGATACGAACAACCATACCATTTCCTATCGCGATCGGGAGGAAGTTGCGTGA
- a CDS encoding glycosyltransferase family 4 protein, whose translation MSSLKVLLSAYSCRPGKGSEPGVGWHVVREVAKYHQVWLLTRANNVEAITNACSANPIPNLQVIACSLPAWLEKLNHQQRAVQLHYYLWQIAAYQQAKPLHREIGFDLIHHVTYVKYWSPSFLSLLPVPFLWGPVGGGESTPQSFHSSFSWRGRTYEFARNVARMLAAADPFVRITARRSVLARATTEETAQKLRQLGAKRVEVQSQLGISTAEIAQLGELTGNLSPNVRFVSAGRLLHWKGFHLGLQAFAEADLPADAEYWIVGDGPQRQALQNLAQSLGIARQVKFLGALSREDTWQHVAGSWALVHPSLHESGGLVCLEAMAVACPVICLDWGGPAILVSRGAGFKVVVEHPYQVVTDLAHAMTHLATHPEQVTLMGRLGRNHVQTAFAWEIKGGAIASLYQTLATNHQKFDLLSMPGGVRD comes from the coding sequence GTGAGTTCCCTGAAAGTACTGCTATCGGCGTATTCCTGCCGCCCTGGAAAAGGGTCGGAACCGGGCGTTGGCTGGCATGTGGTGCGAGAAGTGGCCAAATACCACCAAGTTTGGCTGCTGACCCGTGCCAACAACGTGGAAGCCATTACCAATGCCTGTAGCGCCAATCCCATCCCCAACTTACAGGTAATTGCCTGTTCGCTGCCGGCTTGGTTGGAAAAGCTCAACCACCAACAACGAGCCGTGCAGCTACACTACTACCTCTGGCAAATTGCCGCCTACCAGCAAGCCAAACCACTGCATCGCGAGATTGGCTTCGACCTCATCCATCACGTGACTTACGTGAAATATTGGTCCCCCAGTTTTCTGTCGCTGCTGCCGGTGCCCTTTCTCTGGGGTCCGGTGGGAGGTGGCGAATCGACGCCTCAAAGCTTTCACAGCAGTTTCTCCTGGCGGGGGCGCACCTACGAATTTGCGCGCAATGTAGCCCGGATGTTGGCAGCGGCAGATCCGTTTGTCCGTATAACTGCCCGCCGCAGCGTTTTGGCCCGGGCAACTACGGAGGAAACAGCGCAAAAATTGCGGCAGCTGGGGGCGAAGCGTGTGGAAGTACAATCCCAACTGGGCATTTCAACGGCGGAGATTGCTCAACTGGGGGAACTCACCGGCAATTTATCTCCAAACGTACGGTTTGTAAGTGCAGGTCGGTTGCTGCATTGGAAGGGATTTCACTTGGGATTGCAAGCGTTTGCCGAAGCCGATTTACCAGCCGATGCCGAATATTGGATTGTTGGCGACGGACCCCAGCGCCAGGCTTTACAAAACCTGGCCCAATCTTTGGGGATTGCCCGGCAGGTGAAGTTTTTGGGGGCCCTTTCCCGGGAAGATACCTGGCAGCATGTGGCGGGAAGTTGGGCGTTGGTGCATCCTAGCTTGCACGAGTCAGGGGGATTGGTTTGTCTGGAGGCGATGGCGGTGGCTTGTCCGGTGATTTGCTTGGATTGGGGAGGACCGGCGATTTTGGTTTCGCGCGGGGCTGGGTTTAAAGTTGTTGTAGAGCATCCCTACCAAGTGGTTACCGATCTCGCCCACGCCATGACTCACTTGGCGACCCATCCCGAACAGGTAACGTTGATGGGACGGTTGGGAAGAAACCACGTGCAAACGGCTTTTGCTTGGGAGATTAAAGGGGGCGCGATCGCTTCTTTATATCAGACTTTAGCGACCAACCACCAAAAGTTCGATCTGCTATCCATGCCAGGAGGTGTCCGTGATTAG
- a CDS encoding glycosyltransferase has translation MISVVMATYNASRFVGEAIESIIAQTYPHWELIAIDDGSTDNTREILRTYAAQDSRIRIIQAEHGGASRARNLGIQAAQYPWIAVMDADDIALPQRFEKQIQAAQEKPHVVAWGSAFHHINAAGKILSLSHLGPETEKQFYEMRQAGHVVNLNNPTVLLKREIALKVGGYDPHTLAGHDLDLLDRMAAYGPILALPDPLLLYRIHMQSISMQRFFLQRQAMRYVRHRHLARLAGKDLTLEEYLQQRQQRPAVERAAKYLETLGIFYYRKAGLLVGEANYLSAVFHLGLAIVCNPGYAFPKIWGQVLSPKTRKMVQKSASRQ, from the coding sequence GTGATTAGCGTCGTTATGGCTACGTACAATGCTTCTCGCTTTGTGGGAGAAGCTATTGAAAGCATCATTGCCCAAACCTATCCCCACTGGGAACTCATTGCCATTGATGATGGTTCCACCGACAATACACGAGAAATCTTGCGGACATATGCCGCCCAAGATAGCCGCATTCGCATCATTCAAGCCGAACATGGAGGGGCCAGTCGCGCCCGTAACTTGGGCATACAAGCCGCCCAATATCCTTGGATTGCGGTGATGGATGCGGACGATATTGCCCTGCCCCAGCGTTTTGAAAAACAAATCCAGGCTGCCCAAGAAAAGCCCCACGTGGTGGCTTGGGGATCGGCTTTCCATCACATCAATGCTGCCGGCAAAATTCTCAGCCTTTCCCATTTGGGTCCGGAAACAGAAAAACAATTTTACGAAATGCGCCAAGCTGGTCATGTTGTCAACTTAAACAATCCTACGGTGCTCTTAAAAAGAGAAATTGCCTTGAAAGTGGGTGGCTACGACCCCCATACCCTCGCCGGTCACGATTTGGATCTGCTGGACCGCATGGCGGCGTACGGTCCCATTTTGGCACTACCGGACCCTTTGCTGCTTTATCGAATTCACATGCAAAGCATCTCCATGCAGCGCTTTTTTTTACAACGGCAAGCTATGCGTTATGTCAGACACCGCCATTTGGCACGTTTGGCTGGCAAAGATTTAACTTTGGAAGAATATCTGCAACAGCGCCAGCAGAGGCCCGCTGTCGAACGGGCAGCAAAATATTTGGAAACCCTGGGAATTTTCTACTATCGCAAGGCGGGATTGCTGGTAGGAGAAGCAAACTATCTCTCGGCTGTTTTTCACTTAGGACTTGCGATCGTTTGCAATCCTGGTTACGCTTTTCCAAAAATTTGGGGGCAAGTGCTATCGCCGAAAACGCGAAAAATGGTGCAAAAATCGGCTAGTCGCCAGTAA